In Stenotrophomonas sp. 610A2, one DNA window encodes the following:
- a CDS encoding MltR family transcriptional regulator: MDSSEDAQFTEVMAFRRSLDAETDRGCALMAAAFLDTELEKLLRSLLVEDERIADELLSQSKPIGTFSSRIDLSFMLGLISPLSRRDLHLVRKIRNTFGHTHQPVGFDDQAIANRCRELTHHLRDGGDPCRKLFISSAVGLLAIMHSGMRGRERLAARENPDLDLAKFKADQIAKETLARKP; encoded by the coding sequence ATGGACAGTTCTGAAGACGCCCAATTCACGGAAGTAATGGCCTTTCGGAGATCTCTGGATGCGGAGACAGATCGGGGGTGCGCCCTTATGGCCGCCGCATTCCTCGACACGGAGCTTGAGAAGCTACTCAGGTCACTCCTTGTCGAGGATGAGAGGATTGCTGACGAGCTGCTGAGCCAAAGCAAGCCCATTGGCACCTTCTCTTCCCGCATTGACTTGTCTTTTATGCTTGGGCTCATCAGTCCGCTAAGTCGCCGCGACCTCCACCTTGTTCGGAAGATCAGAAACACATTTGGCCATACTCATCAACCTGTAGGGTTTGATGATCAAGCTATTGCCAATCGTTGTAGAGAGCTTACGCACCATCTGCGTGATGGCGGCGACCCTTGCCGAAAGCTGTTTATCTCATCGGCAGTAGGGCTTCTAGCAATAATGCATAGCGGAATGAGAGGCCGGGAACGTCTCGCGGCACGGGAGAACCCAGACCTTGATCTAGCCAAGTTTAAGGCCGATCAAATAGCAAAAGAGACACTTGCGAGAAAGCCGTGA